Proteins from one Hoplias malabaricus isolate fHopMal1 chromosome 2, fHopMal1.hap1, whole genome shotgun sequence genomic window:
- the LOC136676129 gene encoding elastase-1-like, which translates to MLRFLLFATFGALVLGDTVVPYKNVTNVKPQGKVIGGYVSAPNAWPWQASLRTQSGICYVHVCGGVLIRKQWVLTTAQCVDGIQISTVVLGDHDLTSAEMGKEQYYGVSSVYIHPGWNRDLTAGNDIALIRLTSEAILNAYVKLAPLPSTGQILPGNTNCYVTGWGVTQTGGFLSAQLKYAQLLTVDYATCSTSNWWGSKVKSTMICAGGGTNSACNGDAGGPLNCMVGASYVVHGLTSFVSAAGCNTIGKPTVFTRVSAYTPWVIGVSTRQQ; encoded by the exons ATGCTGAGATTCCTTCTCTTCGCCACATTCGGAGCACTCG TGCTGGGTGATACTGTTGTTCCCTATAAAAATGTCACAAATGTAAAACCACAGGGCAAAGTCATTGGGGGTTATGTGTCTGCTCCCAATGCTTGGCCCTGGCAG GCCTCACTGCGAACTCAAAGTGGCATATGCTACGTCCATGTCTGTGGCGGAGTTCTGATCAGAAAGCAGTGGGTGTTGACCACCGCTCAGTGTGTGGACGG CATTCAAATTTCCACGGTGGTTCTTGGAGATCATGACCTTACTTCAGCTGAAATGGGCAAAGAGCAGTACTACGGAGTCAGTTCTGTCTACATCCACCCCGGCTGGAACCGGGACTTGACTGCTGG GAATGACATTGCCTTGATCCGTCTGACCTCGGAGGCCATCTTGAACGCTTATGTCAAGCTGGCTCCCCTGCCTTCCACTGGCCAGATCCTCCCAGGAAACACTAACTGCTATGTCACTGGTTGGGGAGTCACTCAGA CTGGTGGCTTCCTCTCTGCTCAGCTGAAGTATGCTCAACTGCTTACAGTAGATTATGCTACCTGCTCTACCAGTAACTGGTGGGGCTCTAAAGTTAAAAGCACCATGATCTGCGCTGGTGGTGGCACCAATTCTGCCTGCAAt GGAGATGCTGGTGGTCCTCTGAACTGTATGGTGGGTGCCAGCTATGTAGTCCATGGACTTACAAGCTTTGTGTCCGCTGCTGGCTGCAACACCATCGGGAAACCCACCGTCTTCACCCGTGTGTCTGCCTACACTCCTTGGGTGATTGGTGTAAGTACAAGGCAACAATAA
- the LOC136676122 gene encoding elastase-1-like — MLRILLFAAFTTLALGDTVVPYNNATKERPGNRIIGGSLSPPNAWPWQASLRTQSGTCYNHVCGGVLIKPQWVLTTAQCVDGIRIALVVLGEHDLTLYESGKDQYYGVSDIYIHPGWNKDLTAGNDIALIRLTSSVTLNSYIQLATLPPTGQILPGNINCYVTGWGSTQTGGFLSAQLKQASLPTVDFATCSSISWWGTLVKTNMVCAGGSINSACMGDSGGPLNCLVGNSYVVQGLVSFVSGTGCNTIYKPTVFTRVSAFIPWIQSVKRNL; from the exons ATGTTGAGAATCCTTCTCTTCGCTGCCTTCACCACACTCG CACTGGGTGATACTGTTGTTCCTTATAACAATGCCACAAAGGAACGGCCAGGGAACAGGATCATTGGGGGTTCTCTGTCCCCTCCCAATGCTTGGCCCTGGCAG GCCTCACTTCGAACTCAAAGTGGCACCTGCTACAACCACGTCTGCGGAGGAGTTCTGATCAAACCGCAGTGGGTGCTGACCACCGCTCAGTGTGTGGACGG CATTCGCATTGCTCTTGTTGTCCTTGGGGAACATGATCTGACTCTATATGAAAGTGGAAAGGATCAGTATTATGGGGTCAGCGACATCTATATCCACCCCGGCTGGAACAAGGACTTGACTGCCGG GAATGACATCGCCCTGATCCGTCTGACATCCAGCGTCACCCTGAACTCTTACATCCAGCTCGCTACCCTGCCTCCCACTGGCCAGATCCTCCCAGGGAACATTAACTGCTATGTCACTGGCTGGGGATCAACTCAGA CGGGTGGATTCCTCTCTGCTCAGCTGAAGCAGGCTTCTCTACCTACAGTGGATTTTGCTACCTGCTCTAGCATCAGCTGGTGGGGCACCCTTGTCAAGACCAAcatggtttgtgctggtggaaGCATCAATTCTGCCTGCATG GGGGACTCGGGTGGTCCTCTGAATTGTTTGGTTGGGAACAGCTACGTGGTCCAAGGACTTGTGAGCTTTGTGTCCGGAACCGGCTGCAACACCATTTACAAACCCACTGTCTTCACCCGTGTGTCTGCCTTCATTCCCTGGATTCAGAGCGTAAAAAGAAATCtttga